Part of the Haloarcula laminariae genome is shown below.
CGTCGACGCCGACTTCCTGGTCATCCCGCGGGCCGACAGCAGCGACGACGCCGTCGGTCGGGCCGCGACCTACGTCCTCGAATACGCCAGTCAGCCCGTACTGTCGGTTTAGAGCCGGATACTCATCTCTATCTCGAAGCTCTCGGCCTCGGTCGTCTCGAAGCCGACCTTCCGGTACAGCGCGACCGCGGGGTCGTTCCACCGCTCGACGGTCAGCCACACCTTCTCGAACCCCTCCGACTGGGCCGACCCCAGCAGCGTCTCGACGAGGTTGGTCCCGATGCCCGCCCCCTGGAACGACTGCAGGACGAAGATGGCGAGTTCGTGCTCGCCGTGGTTGTCGGGCACCAGCGTGGCGTGGCCCACGACGGCGTCGTCGTGGACGGCGACGACGTTCAGCGTGTCCTCGCTGAGTATCGTATCGAGCCACTCCTCGATGGCATCCTCCCGGGACGGCGGGATACCCTGTGCCCGGTCGGCCGGGTCGAAGGCGGCGTACAT
Proteins encoded:
- a CDS encoding GNAT family N-acetyltransferase, which encodes MTRDYPAEPADEFPRPPRTVTDREGRDVELVAADGADRDSVLEMYAAFDPADRAQGIPPSREDAIEEWLDTILSEDTLNVVAVHDDAVVGHATLVPDNHGEHELAIFVLQSFQGAGIGTNLVETLLGSAQSEGFEKVWLTVERWNDPAVALYRKVGFETTEAESFEIEMSIRL